A DNA window from Bos javanicus breed banteng chromosome 10, ARS-OSU_banteng_1.0, whole genome shotgun sequence contains the following coding sequences:
- the LOC133256135 gene encoding thymosin beta-4-like, with protein sequence MSDKPHKAEVEKFDKLKLKKTQTQEKNALPSKETIEQEKQAGSQK encoded by the coding sequence ATGTCTGACAAACCCCATAAGGCTGAGGTAGAGAAGTTTGATAagttgaaattgaagaaaacacaaacacaagagaagaatgcACTGCCTTCAAAAGAAACTATTGAACAGGAGAAGCAAGCAGGGAGTCAAAAGTAA